DNA from Leptospira neocaledonica:
ACAATCTCAAATCCCTTTTGATAGACTTTAACAGTGTCTTCGCGAAGCCTGAAAACCACTCCCTTGTCGTACTTGGTAGAATGGATCCAAAATAAAAACCCAAGAGTAAGCAGTAACCCGAAGATGAACAATAAGGAAAAATTTAAGAAGAACCTTAATTGAAAGTCTTTGTCGATCAGATAATTGGCAAGATGTCTTTTATAACGAGGGGTTTTTACGGAGGGGTTTGCTGTTTCTTCAGACATGGGAATTAGCCTTCTTTGGTAGAATTTCTTTAAAATTCTCCACATGTCAAAAATAATTCGTTTTTAACGAAGTTGAATCACCTCCATTACCGAATCTCTTTGGATTTTTATCTCCTTTTCAAGAGTTTGTAAATACATAAAATTATCGTCCATATCGACGATAACACCTTCTAACGTCTCACCATTGGAAAGTATTACCCTCTCCAATCTTTGGTATTCGTTAAATAGGTCATCCTTATTGGAAAAAGATTTTTCGGAATTTCTAGGAATCTCATCCACATGAAGTTCTGAAAATTTAAATCCGAGGTCTTTTTGCTCTGCAGAAGAAAGGAAAGTACGCTGGAATCCTTTTGCTTCTAAGCGGATTTTTTGACCAGGCTCCAAAACTTGCTCTCCGCGGTTCGGTTCGTTGCTACTTTTTGCAGCCACTCTCCCCTCTAGAACGGATACGATTGTTCCGTCTTTAGGACTTTCTTTAACTTCGAATTTTGTTCCTCTGACTTCTACCAAGCCTGTTTCTGTCATAATCTTAAATTCATCCTTTTTCAGGTTCTTATGCAGATGAACTAAGATGCTTCCATTACGGAGTCGGAAAGATTGTTTTCCTTCTTTCATGATCTCGAGTTCTGTAGATTCTTCTAAGACCATACCTTCTCCCTTAGCAATGTTTAAGAAAAGTTTAGATCCAGGTTCTGTCTTTAGAATCTGACCGGAACCTACAGATTCGCCTTCAGTTAACGCTAAAAGTTTTTCGGAATCAGAGGAGAATAAGTATCCTTTTCCAATAATTTTAGTCACGGATATTGCAAGTTCATCCTTGACGGGGGAAACTTTAGGGGTTTGTAATATAAGAAAACTGAATGCTCCGATCAATATCGCAGCCGCAGAAGCAAGAGAGTATAATAACGGTTTTTTAAATGTGATAACTTTAGAAGTTTGTGCTTTTTCGTAAATTTCTTCGAAGGAGATATTTGGAGGTGCAGAAGCCCAAGATTTGGAAAGCATACTGGACAATTTTTCGATAGAAGAACTGTATTCATTCTTCTCCCCTTCGACCGCCTTCCTTATTTTATGTTCGAAATTTTCGTCCATTCTTCCCTTCAAGAGCCTTTTTCCGTATTATTCCATCGGCAGAATTTGTTTATTTTTTGCAATCTCTACGAGCTTTCCAGTCGCCTTGACGACTAATCTGGATGCAGTTGCAACCGAGATCCCCATAATATCTGCAATATCAGCCAACGTGTATTTTTCTATATTCTTTAATACTAAAGCGTATCTTTCTCCTTCTTCTAAATCATCCAGACAATCCATCAATCTGGATTCCAAGTCGGAAAGTTCGGTCTTTCTTACAAAACTTTGTCCTTCTTCCCGATAACTTCCCATATCGTCCGTTCCGGATTCTTTCACCGTGGAGAACTTCTTGGCATAGTTAATCGATCGATTTCTTGCGATCGTATATAACAGCTTTAAGGCTTGTTCTTTGTTTAAGTCGGAATTGGAATACTTCTTAAAAAAATTAAGAAACGTATCCTGCATTAGATCAGAGGCAATTTCCGGATTTCCGGTATACTTATACAAGAAATCAAAAATTCTCCCGTTGGATTCCCGATACAGGGTTTCCATAAAATCTTTTCGGGATGCCATTACACAAAGATTCCAACTTGAAACGCTAATTCAAGTAATTTCCGACGGCTGTTCTAAACTATACCCTTTTCTCCTCTTCGCGAATGGGCTTTGATAGAATTAACATATCT
Protein-coding regions in this window:
- a CDS encoding RNA polymerase sigma factor; translated protein: MASRKDFMETLYRESNGRIFDFLYKYTGNPEIASDLMQDTFLNFFKKYSNSDLNKEQALKLLYTIARNRSINYAKKFSTVKESGTDDMGSYREEGQSFVRKTELSDLESRLMDCLDDLEEGERYALVLKNIEKYTLADIADIMGISVATASRLVVKATGKLVEIAKNKQILPME
- a CDS encoding FecR family protein, with product MDENFEHKIRKAVEGEKNEYSSSIEKLSSMLSKSWASAPPNISFEEIYEKAQTSKVITFKKPLLYSLASAAAILIGAFSFLILQTPKVSPVKDELAISVTKIIGKGYLFSSDSEKLLALTEGESVGSGQILKTEPGSKLFLNIAKGEGMVLEESTELEIMKEGKQSFRLRNGSILVHLHKNLKKDEFKIMTETGLVEVRGTKFEVKESPKDGTIVSVLEGRVAAKSSNEPNRGEQVLEPGQKIRLEAKGFQRTFLSSAEQKDLGFKFSELHVDEIPRNSEKSFSNKDDLFNEYQRLERVILSNGETLEGVIVDMDDNFMYLQTLEKEIKIQRDSVMEVIQLR